A window of the Nitrosococcus wardiae genome harbors these coding sequences:
- a CDS encoding cytochrome P460 family protein, whose amino-acid sequence MKQSDSKRQKNQYFRKAVSFAFVGYVTLNTLAYAADSSPALFNVNNELLQPKDYREWVYVGTPVTPNDMNDGKAIVPEFHNIYIDPEGFAHWKKTGEFRDGTMVVKELLSVGAKKALTGNGYFMGEFTGLEAAVKDSKRFPDEPGNWAYFMFGMEYPLARKAAPKPTAECNSCHEANAKDDWVFTQYYPVLQAAKPKK is encoded by the coding sequence ATGAAGCAGTCCGATTCTAAACGTCAAAAAAACCAATATTTTCGGAAAGCTGTCAGCTTTGCCTTTGTAGGCTATGTCACCCTCAATACCTTAGCCTACGCGGCAGATTCATCTCCCGCCCTCTTTAATGTCAACAACGAACTTCTCCAACCCAAAGACTATAGAGAGTGGGTCTATGTCGGCACACCGGTCACCCCTAATGACATGAATGATGGTAAGGCTATCGTGCCTGAATTTCATAACATCTATATCGATCCGGAAGGATTTGCTCACTGGAAGAAAACTGGCGAGTTCCGAGACGGGACCATGGTAGTGAAAGAACTTCTCAGCGTGGGCGCCAAAAAGGCATTGACGGGTAATGGTTACTTCATGGGTGAATTCACTGGTTTGGAAGCAGCAGTCAAAGATTCAAAACGGTTTCCTGACGAACCAGGCAATTGGGCTTATTTCATGTTTGGAATGGAATATCCCTTAGCTCGTAAAGCTGCACCCAAACCCACTGCTGAGTGCAATTCATGCCATGAAGCTAATGCCAAGGACGATTGGGTTTTCACTCAATATTATCCTGTCCTTCAGGCTGCAAAACCTAAGAAATAG
- the panD gene encoding aspartate 1-decarboxylase, which translates to MYLTLLKSKLHRACVTHAELEYEGSCAIDSALLDASGIHEYEQIHIYNLNNGERFVTYAIQAENDSGIISVNGAAAHKACPGDRLIICAYTMLERSEMSSFKPLLIYLDDQNRITHTRNTIPVQAA; encoded by the coding sequence ATGTACTTGACTCTACTCAAGTCCAAGTTACATCGCGCTTGCGTGACCCACGCCGAGTTAGAGTACGAGGGCTCTTGTGCTATTGATAGCGCTTTGCTAGATGCCTCGGGTATTCACGAGTATGAGCAGATTCATATCTATAATCTAAATAATGGGGAACGCTTTGTCACATATGCAATACAGGCTGAGAACGATTCCGGTATTATTTCAGTAAACGGCGCTGCGGCCCATAAGGCTTGTCCTGGCGATCGGCTCATTATTTGTGCCTATACGATGCTCGAGCGCTCTGAAATGAGTTCATTTAAACCACTCTTAATTTACTTGGACGATCAAAATCGTATCACTCATACCCGGAATACTATTCCTGTTCAAGCCGCTTGA
- a CDS encoding multicopper oxidase domain-containing protein, producing MPAHQLWAEEREFEITIDEISMKVAPGLDYQVFAFNGQVPGPLIHVREGDDVIVHVVNNTSLNHTIHWHGIYQINNWRNDGVPEVTQNAIEAGETFTYHWKAEKTGTLWYHCHVNVNEHVGIRGMWGPIVVDPKEPAELEI from the coding sequence TTGCCGGCTCACCAACTTTGGGCGGAAGAGCGAGAATTTGAGATCACTATTGATGAGATAAGTATGAAGGTAGCGCCTGGTCTGGACTATCAGGTATTTGCTTTTAACGGCCAAGTTCCAGGGCCGCTTATCCATGTCAGGGAGGGGGATGACGTCATCGTTCATGTAGTGAATAACACTTCTCTCAACCATACCATTCATTGGCACGGCATCTATCAAATAAATAATTGGCGTAATGATGGTGTGCCGGAGGTAACCCAGAATGCCATCGAGGCGGGGGAAACTTTTACCTATCACTGGAAAGCAGAAAAGACCGGCACGCTTTGGTATCACTGCCACGTTAATGTCAATGAACACGTGGGGATTCGTGGTATGTGGGGCCCCATTGTGGTAGACCCTAAAGAGCCGGCTGAACTAGAAATATGA
- the panC gene encoding pantoate--beta-alanine ligase: MQTLRTIAAVRSAVECWRVSRERLALVPTMGNLHAGHLALVARAAQLADRVVVSIFVNPLQFTDQDDYARYPRTFEKDQQWLAEHGVAVLFAPLLEDIYPQQLENVTRVEVPGLSDILEGASRLGHFRGVTTVVTALFNIVQPHVAVFGEKDYQQLLVIRRMVADLAMPVDIEGVATVRDKDGLALSSRNNYLTEEERARAPALFGALSNAAEVVKGGRCDFSTLEEEGWQILASAGLRPDYFCIRRAEDLAEPVGGEENLVILAAVYLGKARLIDNVSVRLK; the protein is encoded by the coding sequence ATGCAAACCTTACGAACTATTGCCGCAGTGCGCAGTGCTGTAGAATGCTGGCGGGTTTCCCGGGAACGGCTAGCATTGGTGCCTACCATGGGTAATCTTCACGCAGGCCATTTGGCTCTGGTTGCACGGGCCGCTCAATTGGCGGATCGGGTCGTTGTCAGTATCTTCGTTAACCCTCTCCAATTTACTGATCAGGATGATTATGCTCGTTATCCCCGGACCTTTGAAAAAGATCAGCAATGGTTAGCCGAGCATGGGGTTGCGGTGCTCTTTGCCCCTTTGCTGGAAGATATCTATCCGCAGCAGTTGGAAAATGTCACGCGGGTTGAAGTACCCGGACTTTCAGATATTTTGGAAGGCGCTTCCCGGTTAGGACATTTCCGGGGGGTGACTACTGTGGTGACCGCATTATTCAATATTGTACAGCCTCATGTGGCGGTATTTGGAGAAAAAGATTACCAGCAACTGCTTGTTATCCGGCGCATGGTTGCCGATCTGGCGATGCCTGTAGATATTGAGGGCGTGGCTACGGTGCGGGATAAAGATGGTTTGGCATTAAGCTCCCGCAATAACTATCTTACGGAGGAGGAGCGGGCAAGGGCTCCCGCCCTCTTTGGCGCCCTCAGTAACGCTGCGGAAGTGGTGAAGGGTGGAAGATGCGATTTCTCGACTTTAGAGGAAGAAGGCTGGCAAATATTGGCAAGCGCAGGTCTTCGCCCTGATTATTTTTGTATCCGAAGGGCGGAGGATCTAGCTGAGCCGGTAGGGGGTGAAGAAAATCTGGTTATTCTAGCCGCCGTATACCTAGGAAAGGCTCGTCTTATCGATAACGTGTCTGTTCGGTTGAAGTGA
- a CDS encoding multicopper oxidase domain-containing protein, whose product MKFFNTWQSNTPQPRYRFLAWFALFLLGVVLSPQQILAKDWEFDFPIGEMSTFSSEERIQGPLIHVDEGDDLVVHVKNNTPFKHTIRWHGVYQMDSWHNDGMSEMKKRLLSIQKAVEAGESFTYRWKAEKTGTFWYHYHINVNEHDGVQGVAVGSKGAMEQESPRAQEGA is encoded by the coding sequence ATGAAATTTTTCAACACTTGGCAAAGTAATACCCCCCAGCCTAGATACCGCTTCTTGGCTTGGTTTGCTTTGTTTTTGCTAGGGGTAGTTTTGTCTCCCCAACAAATTCTAGCGAAAGATTGGGAGTTTGATTTTCCCATTGGCGAAATGAGTACGTTTTCTTCCGAGGAGCGGATTCAGGGACCACTTATCCATGTTGATGAAGGCGATGATCTCGTTGTTCATGTAAAGAACAATACGCCTTTTAAACATACCATTCGTTGGCATGGTGTCTATCAAATGGATAGCTGGCACAACGATGGTATGTCTGAAATGAAAAAAAGACTCTTGTCTATACAAAAGGCTGTCGAAGCAGGTGAGAGTTTTACCTATCGCTGGAAAGCAGAGAAAACAGGTACCTTTTGGTACCACTATCATATCAATGTCAACGAGCACGATGGAGTGCAAGGCGTGGCGGTGGGTTCTAAAGGGGCCATGGAACAAGAAAGCCCTAGGGCGCAGGAAGGCGCATGA
- a CDS encoding acylphosphatase, translating into MVACVRCLIDGRVQGVWFRASTREKAMELGVRGWVRNLPDGRVEALLQGEEEAVEALKQWLWQGPTLAEVADIQCDTVEVPEIQAFEVR; encoded by the coding sequence ATGGTGGCTTGCGTCCGATGTCTCATTGATGGTCGGGTTCAAGGAGTATGGTTTCGCGCTTCTACTCGGGAAAAAGCAATGGAGTTAGGGGTTCGGGGATGGGTGCGTAATCTTCCTGATGGTAGGGTTGAAGCTCTTTTGCAGGGAGAAGAGGAGGCAGTTGAAGCGCTTAAGCAGTGGCTGTGGCAGGGGCCAACCTTAGCAGAGGTGGCTGATATCCAGTGCGATACGGTAGAAGTTCCTGAGATTCAAGCGTTTGAGGTGCGCTAG